In Colletotrichum higginsianum IMI 349063 chromosome 1, whole genome shotgun sequence, one genomic interval encodes:
- a CDS encoding Prenyltransferase and squalene oxidase, which translates to MAAEFKTLPDGLRLATAAHVKYVQSLDTRKDEYDYWLTEHLRLSGIYWGLVALHLLGHPEALPRVETIDFVLSCQHENGGFGAAPGHDAHMLYTVSAVQILVMIDALDELEARGKGKAQVGKFIADLQNRESGTFAGDEWGEEDTRFLYGALNALSLLGMMSLVDVDRAVQHIVACTNFDGGYGVSPGDESHSGQIFTCVAALAIAGRLDLVETDKLGRWLSERQVAGGGLNGRPEKDEDVCYSWWVLSSLEIIGRTHWIDRQKLTTFILKCQDQELGGISDRPGNTVDVWHTCFGMTGLSLLGYPGTVAVDPVYCMPKSTIDRALGRKP; encoded by the exons atggcAGCTGAATTCAAAACCCTACCGGACGGGCTCAGGTTGGCAACAGCGGCTCACGTGAAGTACGTCCAGAGTCTGGACACCCGCAAGGATGAGTACGACTACTGGCTGACGGAGCACCTGCGCCTGAGCGGCATTTACTGGGGCTTGGTCGCTCTCCATCTACTCGGACACCCTGAAGCGCTTCCCCGTGTCGAGACGATCGACTTCGTTCTCTCGTGCCAGCACGAGAACGGAGGGTTTGGGGCCGCGCCCGGCCACGACGCTCACATGCTGTATACAGTTAGTGCTGTACAGATTCTGGTGATGATTGACGCCTTGGATGAGCTGGAGGCGCGCGGCAAGGGGAAAGCTCAAGTAGGCAAGT TCATCGCGGATCTCCAGAACCGCGAAAGCGGTACGTTTGCAGGTGATGAAtggggcgaggaggacaccCGCTTCCTCTACGGTGCGTTGAACGCCCTGTCTCTCCTGGGTATGATGTCgctcgtcgatgtcgacaGAGCTGTCCAGCACATCGTCGCCTGCACCAACTTCGACGGCGGCTACGGCGTGAGCCCTGGCGACGAATCGCACTCCGGCCAGATCTTCACGTGCGTAGCGGCGCTCGCCATCGCAGGACGGCTAGACCTGGTCGAAACGGACAAGCTCGGGAGATGGCTCAGCGAGCGGCAGGTCGCGGGCGGTGGGCTGAACGGGAGGCCTGAGAAGGATGAGGACGTCTGCTACAGTTGGTGGGTGCTGAGCAGCCTGGAGATCATCGGGCGGACGCACTGGATTGACCGACAGAAGCTCACCACTTTCATCCTCAAATGTCAGGATCAGGAACTGGGGGGTATCTCGGATCGGCCTGGAAACACGGTGGATGTATGGCACACGTGCTTCGGCATGACGGGCCTGAGCCTGCTGGGTTATCCGGGCACGGTGGCGGTTGATCCGGTATACTGTATGCCCAAATCAACGATTGACAGAGCGCTGGGGAGGAAGCCGTGA
- a CDS encoding RhoGAP domain-containing protein, which produces MGRKPAPQPLTLSESQPVADQPEDVVPRSAETLAYAVPPSASSKSQSSPRSPRSPFRFTPKRPSASGKQSLQLTDEHRNFEDDGFQQYQPISSALHRASEDTPPRQHHHQNPISPRTHRPDDAPSKTTATSSSSSKGGGFFFNFSKASRSSQSLASSPSHSPSHPQRQNQQQAPIPNTDSRGQSMPRGPDNAPMGSDQPTQPSAEPSYAEHAVQKAAPVLPSKSDLSIASVADYDPSPAQPFSTKKSKSKPFGLLSRNKSLRDKDGSGSRDKQPSPVPVAINDPEPSHYLAGRNHSLATPATGSDRSHKEMVNSTGRNRSEDRASSRDMGNKENQKEKDHHHPRSNSSSQNGGFFGGLKSGRDMLSNRLFGKSGRSGSTTEREPVIDDEHYVLKTINLPLVEQTRRTRISKRLEDSRDKTEFWMPAFPWRAIDYLNYKGCDVEGLYRVPGSGPQIKKWQRRFDEEYDVNLFEQPDLYDINIIGSMLKAWLRELPDELFPKAAQERVARECVGYETVPPLLIEELSNLSPFNYYLLFAITCHLSLLLAHSDKNKMDFRNLCICFQPCMKIDAFCFRFLVCDWRDCWKGCKNEAKFIEQEYQLFDQPPPKGLSEPRKPSRETTEEPAQEEPAPTTTVEERAGSSSESSKQSSASTEQQAKDRRPKKKPLQLSESNGSVASNSTMSTTLTIDSSRDAPRGSNDLRPLSPIKPLSPLGF; this is translated from the exons ATGGGTCGCAAGCCTGCACCACAGCCGCTGACGCTGTCGGAATCCCAGCCTGTCGCCGACCAGCCTGAAGACGTCGTCCCGCGCTCTGCTGAAACTCTCGCCTATGCCGTTCCTCCAAGCGCCAGCTCCAAATCGCAATCTTCTCCCAGATCCCCGCGCTCTCCCTTTAGGTTCACTCCGAAAAGGCCCAGCGCCAGTGGCAAGCAGTCCCTTCAGTTGACCGACGAGCATCGAAACTTTGAAGACGACGGCTTTCAGCAGTATCAACCCATCTCCTCTGCCCTCCATCGCGCTTCCGAAGACACGCCCCCTCGCCAGCATCACCACCAGAACCCCATCAGCCCCCGGACGCACCgccccgacgacgccccCAGCAAGACTACCGCcacctcgtcttcctcctccaaaggcggcggcttcttcttcaattTCTCAAAGGCCTCCAGGTCGTCCCAATCTCTCGCATCCTCTCCTTCACACTCGCCTTCACACCCTCAGCGTCAGAACCAGCAACAAGCTCCCATCCCAAATACTGACTCGAGGGGCCAAAGTATGCCGAGGGGCCCCGACAATGCTCCCATGGGCAGTGACCAACCCACCCAACCTTCAG CAGAACCATCCTacgccgagcacgccgtccaAAAGGCCGCACCCGTTCTGCCGTCCAAGTCCGACTTGTCAATAGCCTCCGTTGCCGACTACGACCCTTCTCCCGCCCAGCCATTCTCTACGAAGAAGAGCAAGTCCAAACCTTTCGGTCTCTTGAGCCGCAACAAGTCGCTTCGCGACAAGGACGGCTCAGGTTCCAGAGACAAGCAACCAAGCCCCGTGCCTGTCGCAATCAACGACCCCGAACCATCGCATTATTTGGCAGGCCGCAATCACTCGCTCGCTACACCCGCCACCGGATCCGACAGGTCTCACAAAGAGATGGTTAACTCGACTGGGCGGAACCGCTCGGAAGACCGCGCGTCGTCTCGAGACATGGGCAACAAGGAAAACCAGAAGGAAAAAGATCATCACCATCCCCGGTCAAATTCCTCGTCGCAGAACGGTGGCTTTTTTGGTGGATTGAAGAGCGGAAGGGACATGCTCAGCAACCGGTTGTTTGGCAAGAGCGGTCGCAGTGGGAGCACGACGGAAAGGGAGCCAGTCATCGACGATGAGCACTACGTACTGAAGACGATCAACTTGCCTCTTGTTGAACAGACGCGTCGCACACGGATTTCGAAACGCTTGGAGGATTCGAGAGACAAGACCGAGTTCTGGATGCCAGCATTCCCATGGCGCGCGATCGACTACTTGAATTACAAAGGCTGCGATGTCGAAGGGCTTTATCGTGTGCCGGGAAGCGGGCCGCAAATCAAGAAATGGCAGAGAAGGTTTGACGAAG AGTACGACGTCAATCTGTTTGAACAGCCAGACCTTTACGACATTAACATCATTGGGTCCATGCTTAAGGCGTGGCTACGAGAATTGCCTGACGAGCTATTCCCTAAAGCAGCCCAGGAGCGCGTCGCGAGGGAATGCGTCGGCTACGAAACCGTGCCTCCGCTCCTGATTGAAGAGTTGTCTAACCTGTCGCCGTTCAACTACTATCTTCTCTTTGCCATCACCTGCCATCTCAGCCTGCTTCTGGCGCACTCcgacaagaacaagatgGACTTCCGAAACCTATGCATTTGCTTTCAGCCATGCATGAAGATTGACGCATTCTGTTTCAGGTTCTTGGTCTGCGACTGGCGCGACTGCTGGAAAGGGTGCAAGAACGAGGCAAAGTTCATTGAGCAGGAGTACCAGCTGTTCGACCAACCGCCCCCGAAAGGTCTGTCGGAGCCTCGCAAGCCCTCTCGCGAGACTACAGAGGAGCCGGCGCAGGAAGAGCCAGCTCCCACTACGACAGTGGAGGAGAGGGCGGGGTCGTCTTCCGAAAGCAGCAAGCAGTCGAGTGCCAGCACCGAGCAGCAAGCCAAGGACCGACGGCCTAAAAAAAAGCCCCTCCAACTTTCCGAGTCAAACGGTAGCGTCGCATCCAACTCGACAATGTCTACGACACTCACCATTGACAGCAGCCGGGACGCACCCAGGGGCTCCAACGACTTGCGGCCCTTGTCACCCATCAAACCCCTTTCACCACTCGGTTTCTAG
- a CDS encoding Ribosome biogenesis regulatory protein has translation MALPISRPKLPVAVNKPTPYTFDLGLLMANDPNPVELDKSAIEDSLAATARDGAQALINQLLTTCPLQSTTDGVLLSLPAPSTALPREKPVPKPKEPTKWERFAAKRGIKPKTREQRRNLVYDEDTKEWRAKWGYKGMNKKGEDDWLVEVDPKEEMNRKEGTTVQGDKRRERKERIKRNERKMRKNQRESGKR, from the coding sequence ATGGCGCTCCCTATTTCGCGCCCCAAGCTGCCCGTCGCAGTCAACAAGCCGACGCCGTACACCTtcgatcttggcctcctcATGGCTAACGACCCCAAccccgtcgagctcgacaagTCGGCGATCGAGGATTCCCTCGCCGCTACGGCCCGTGATGGCGCACAGGCACTCATCAACCAATTGCTCACGACCTGCCCGCTCCAGAGCACCACCGACGGCGTCTTGCTGTCGCTGCCTgccccctcgacggcgctcCCGCGTGAGAAGCCAGTGCCGAAGCCCAAGGAGCCCACCAAGTGGGAGCGCTTTGCCGCCAAGCGCGGCATCAAGCCCAAGACCCGTGAGCAGCGCCGCAACCTCGTCTACGACGAGGACACCAAGGAGTGGCGCGCCAAGTGGGGTTACAAGGGCATgaacaagaagggcgaggacgactgGCTGGTTGAGGTTGACCCCAAGGAGGAGATGAACCGCAAGGAGGGTACCACGGTTCAGGGTGACAAGCGCAGGGAAAGAAAGGAGAGGATCAAGCGCAACGAGAGGAAAATGAGGAAGAACCAACGCGAGTCGGGGAAGCGGTAG